The Rhodococcus sp. X156 genome window below encodes:
- a CDS encoding polyprenyl synthetase family protein, with protein sequence MSATEQGFAGQYRVAGVDLGDPALAEAVQGGLDAVEELLTTELSTGDLFITEKALHLVRAGGKRFRPLFTLLAAQLGPDAGSPDVVTAGGVVELIHLATLYHDDVMDEATMRRGAVSANARWDNSIAILAGDFLFAHASRLVARLGPDAVRIIAETFAELATGQMRETVGLAEGQDPVQHYLRVVAEKTGSLIATCGRYGGMFSGADDEQVERLHRLGEAVGTAFQISDDIIDIASDSTESGKTPGTDLREGVHTLPVLLALTESGPDAERLRVLLDGPVTDDADVNEALELLSRSAGLVAAKATLGRYADAAHAELAALPQGPANTALRRLVDYTVARTG encoded by the coding sequence TTGAGCGCGACTGAGCAGGGGTTCGCCGGCCAGTACCGAGTGGCCGGTGTCGACCTCGGTGACCCGGCTCTTGCTGAGGCGGTGCAGGGCGGGCTCGACGCGGTCGAGGAGCTGCTGACCACCGAGCTCAGCACCGGCGACCTCTTCATCACCGAGAAGGCGCTGCACCTGGTGCGCGCCGGCGGCAAGCGCTTCCGGCCGTTGTTCACGCTGCTGGCGGCCCAGCTGGGCCCGGACGCGGGCTCGCCCGACGTGGTCACCGCGGGCGGGGTGGTGGAGCTGATCCACCTGGCCACGCTCTACCACGACGACGTGATGGACGAGGCGACCATGCGCCGTGGCGCGGTGAGCGCCAACGCCCGCTGGGACAACAGCATCGCCATCCTCGCCGGCGACTTCCTCTTCGCGCACGCCTCGCGCCTGGTGGCCCGGCTGGGCCCCGACGCGGTGCGGATCATCGCCGAGACCTTCGCCGAGCTGGCCACCGGCCAGATGCGCGAGACCGTGGGCCTGGCCGAGGGCCAGGACCCGGTGCAGCACTACCTGCGCGTGGTGGCGGAGAAGACCGGCTCGCTCATCGCCACCTGCGGGCGCTACGGCGGCATGTTCTCCGGCGCCGACGACGAGCAGGTGGAGCGGCTGCACCGGCTCGGCGAGGCGGTGGGCACCGCGTTCCAGATCTCCGACGACATCATCGACATCGCCTCGGACTCCACCGAGTCGGGCAAGACGCCGGGCACCGACCTGCGCGAGGGCGTGCACACCCTGCCGGTGCTGCTCGCCCTCACCGAGTCCGGCCCGGACGCCGAGCGGCTGCGGGTGCTGCTGGACGGCCCCGTCACCGACGACGCCGACGTGAACGAGGCGCTGGAGCTGCTGTCCCGCTCAGCCGGGCTGGTGGCGGCCAAGGCCACCCTGGGCCGCTACGCCGACGCCGCGCACGCCGAGCTGGCGGCACTGCCGCAGGGGCCGGCCAACACCGCGCTGCGGCGGCTGGTCGACTACACCGTCGCCCGGACGGGTTAG
- the nuoN gene encoding NADH-quinone oxidoreductase subunit NuoN, giving the protein MSVLIQNLPVLVQDVPLTQHVLAQETVQAPSVDYAAISPLLVLLAAACLGVLVEAFVPRSSRWAAQVGLSLAALVTAGVALALHASASGRTDVQTLAGTLTVDRPALFLWGSLLVLAAAAVLLIADRSVEPGGAFLSDVTAGTVQSRQEAGARSTHTEVFPLTLFSLAGMMAFVAANDLLTMFVALEVLSLPLYLLCGLARRRQLLSQEAALKYFLLGAFASAIFLYGLALLYGYAGSVRLADIATAASGTDRSDILLFAGLAMLLVGLCFKASIGPFHTWTPDVYQGAPTPVTALMAACTKVAAFGALLRVLHVGFAGVQWDWRPVMWAVAIISMVVGTIIGITQTDMKRLIAYSSVAHAGFILVGTIAITPDGLSATLFYLLVYGLTVIAALGVVTLVRDSRGEAAHLSQWSGLGRRSPLVAGIFAFLMLSLAGIPLTGGFIAKFGVFSAGLQDGMAPLVVVGVLMSAVAAFFYLRVIVLMFFSEPAVDGPTVTVPGVFTTVAVGIGFLGTLVLGVVPGPVLDLSAVQSFMSSLPS; this is encoded by the coding sequence ATGTCCGTGCTCATCCAGAACCTTCCCGTGCTCGTCCAGGACGTCCCGCTCACCCAGCACGTGCTGGCCCAGGAGACCGTGCAGGCGCCGTCGGTGGACTACGCGGCGATCAGCCCGCTGCTGGTGCTGCTGGCGGCGGCCTGCCTGGGGGTGCTGGTGGAGGCCTTCGTGCCCCGCAGCTCCCGCTGGGCGGCGCAGGTCGGACTCTCCCTGGCCGCCCTGGTCACGGCCGGGGTGGCGCTGGCGCTGCACGCCTCCGCCAGCGGCCGCACCGACGTGCAGACGCTGGCGGGGACGCTGACGGTGGACCGTCCCGCCCTGTTCCTGTGGGGCAGCCTGCTGGTGCTGGCCGCCGCGGCGGTGCTGCTCATCGCCGACCGCTCGGTGGAGCCCGGCGGGGCCTTCCTCTCCGACGTCACCGCCGGCACCGTCCAGTCGCGGCAGGAGGCCGGCGCCCGGTCCACCCACACCGAGGTCTTCCCGCTCACCCTGTTCTCCCTGGCCGGGATGATGGCCTTCGTCGCCGCCAACGACCTGCTCACCATGTTCGTGGCCCTGGAGGTGCTCTCGCTGCCGCTGTACCTGCTGTGCGGGCTGGCCCGGCGCCGGCAGCTGCTCTCCCAGGAGGCGGCGCTGAAGTACTTCCTGCTCGGCGCGTTCGCGTCCGCGATCTTCCTGTACGGCCTGGCCCTGCTCTACGGCTACGCCGGCTCGGTGCGCCTGGCCGACATCGCCACGGCCGCCTCGGGCACCGACCGCTCCGACATCCTGCTGTTCGCGGGGCTGGCCATGCTGCTGGTGGGGCTGTGCTTCAAGGCCAGCATCGGCCCGTTCCACACCTGGACCCCGGACGTCTACCAGGGCGCCCCCACCCCGGTGACCGCGCTGATGGCGGCCTGCACCAAGGTGGCCGCCTTCGGGGCGCTGCTGCGGGTGCTGCACGTGGGCTTCGCCGGGGTGCAGTGGGACTGGCGGCCGGTGATGTGGGCGGTGGCCATCATCTCCATGGTGGTCGGCACCATCATCGGCATCACCCAGACCGACATGAAGCGGCTGATCGCCTACTCCTCGGTGGCCCACGCCGGCTTCATCCTCGTGGGCACCATCGCCATCACCCCGGACGGGCTGTCCGCCACCCTGTTCTACCTGCTGGTCTACGGGCTCACCGTGATCGCGGCCCTCGGGGTGGTGACGCTGGTGCGGGACTCCCGGGGAGAGGCCGCGCACCTGTCGCAGTGGAGCGGGCTGGGCCGGCGCTCGCCGCTGGTGGCGGGGATCTTCGCGTTCCTCATGCTCTCGCTGGCGGGCATCCCGCTCACCGGCGGGTTCATCGCCAAGTTCGGGGTGTTCTCCGCCGGCCTGCAGGACGGGATGGCCCCGCTGGTGGTCGTGGGCGTGCTGATGAGCGCCGTGGCGGCCTTCTTCTACCTCCGCGTGATCGTGCTGATGTTCTTCAGCGAACCCGCCGTGGACGGGCCGACCGTCACGGTGCCGGGGGTATTTACTACCGTTGCCGTTGGTATCGGGTTCCTCGGCACCCTCGTCCTGGGGGTTGTCCCTGGGCCGGTGCTTGACCTGTCGGCTGTTCAGTCGTTCATGAGCAGCCTCCCGTCCTGA
- a CDS encoding NADH-quinone oxidoreductase subunit M gives MSSSALLLALLLLPLAGAALVLTLGRTVGDAPAKVAALGTALVELALVAVVWAGYSTTEAANGSRLQMALSADWIPAFGVHFALGLDGIALVLVALVGVLVPVVLLGSWKHGTIEGELPAGSRFAGYFATLLVLETFMMGVFLATDVFLFYVFFEGMLVPMYFLIGRWGGPRRQFAAMKFFLYSLFGGLVMLAALIGLYVESSKILGTGTFDWRELVAVAPQIPHSTQVWLFLGFFLAFAIKAPLVPLHTWLPDAGAEAPIGSAVLLVGVLDKVGTFGFLRYCLPLFPSASRSLAWLVLVMAVLGVLYGALVAVGQTDLKRWVAYTSVAHFGFIALGVFAFTQQSATGAVLYMVNHGVATGLLFLVVGMVIARGGSRRISDYRGMARATPVLAGLFLLAALCALALPGTSSFVSEFLVLLGSYPTQPVYTILATVGIILAALYSLWVYQRVMQGPEGGAGVEAARAKGRLRDVTGLEVTAVAPLVALILLLGFYPKPVLDVITPSVSATLTELGVAPEAVTVPAQGGQR, from the coding sequence ATGAGCTCCTCGGCCCTGCTCCTGGCCCTGTTGCTCCTGCCGCTGGCCGGCGCCGCCCTGGTGCTCACCCTGGGCCGCACCGTGGGCGACGCCCCGGCCAAGGTCGCCGCGCTGGGCACCGCGCTCGTGGAGCTGGCGCTGGTGGCGGTGGTCTGGGCGGGCTACTCCACCACCGAGGCCGCGAACGGCTCACGGCTGCAGATGGCGCTGTCGGCCGACTGGATCCCCGCCTTCGGCGTGCACTTCGCCCTCGGCCTGGACGGCATCGCGCTGGTGCTGGTGGCCCTGGTCGGCGTGCTGGTCCCGGTGGTGCTGCTGGGGTCGTGGAAGCACGGCACCATCGAGGGTGAGCTGCCCGCGGGCAGCCGCTTCGCCGGCTACTTCGCCACCCTGCTGGTGCTGGAGACGTTCATGATGGGCGTCTTCCTGGCCACCGACGTCTTCCTGTTCTACGTGTTCTTCGAGGGAATGCTCGTGCCGATGTACTTCCTCATCGGGCGGTGGGGCGGGCCGCGCCGGCAGTTCGCGGCGATGAAGTTCTTCCTGTACTCCCTCTTCGGCGGCCTGGTGATGCTGGCCGCGCTTATCGGGCTGTACGTCGAGTCGTCCAAGATCCTGGGCACCGGCACCTTCGACTGGCGCGAGCTGGTGGCGGTGGCGCCACAGATCCCGCACAGCACCCAGGTGTGGCTGTTCCTCGGCTTCTTCCTCGCCTTCGCGATCAAGGCGCCGCTGGTGCCGCTGCACACCTGGCTGCCTGACGCCGGCGCGGAGGCCCCCATCGGCTCGGCCGTGCTGCTGGTGGGCGTGCTGGACAAGGTGGGCACGTTCGGCTTCCTGCGCTACTGCCTGCCGCTGTTCCCCTCCGCCAGCCGCAGCCTGGCCTGGCTGGTGCTGGTGATGGCGGTGCTGGGCGTGCTCTACGGGGCCCTGGTCGCGGTGGGCCAGACCGACCTCAAGCGCTGGGTGGCCTACACCTCGGTCGCGCACTTCGGCTTCATCGCCCTCGGGGTGTTCGCCTTCACCCAGCAGTCGGCCACCGGCGCCGTGCTCTACATGGTCAACCACGGGGTGGCCACCGGCCTGCTGTTCCTGGTGGTGGGCATGGTGATCGCTCGTGGCGGGTCCCGGCGGATCAGCGACTACCGGGGCATGGCGCGTGCCACCCCGGTGCTGGCCGGGCTGTTCCTGCTGGCGGCGCTGTGCGCGCTGGCGCTGCCGGGGACCAGCTCGTTCGTGTCGGAGTTCCTGGTGCTGCTGGGCTCCTACCCCACGCAGCCGGTGTACACGATCCTGGCCACCGTGGGCATCATCCTCGCCGCGCTGTACTCGCTGTGGGTCTACCAGCGGGTGATGCAGGGGCCCGAGGGCGGTGCCGGGGTGGAGGCCGCCCGGGCCAAGGGGCGGCTGCGTGACGTCACCGGGCTGGAGGTCACCGCGGTGGCCCCGCTGGTGGCGCTGATCCTGCTGCTCGGCTTCTACCCCAAGCCGGTGCTCGACGTCATCACCCCGTCGGTGAGCGCCACGCTCACCGAGCTGGGCGTGGCGCCCGAGGCCGTCACCGTGCCCGCCCAGGGAGGCCAGCGCTGA
- the nuoL gene encoding NADH-quinone oxidoreductase subunit L: protein MQSAAWLLVALPALGAVVLLLGGRRTDRWGHWLGCATVLAALGYGAALFAERDAGSPVTDVTLFDWMSVGSYQLSFGMRIDPLSLTFVLLITGVGFLIHLYSVGYLDHDPGRRRFFAYLNLFIAAMVVLVLADNLVVLYLGWEGVGVASYLLIGYYQDRPSAATAAKKAFLMNRVGDVGLALAIFLLWTNLGTVSYAGIFAETGGIADLAARSPGTVVAICLLLLLGACGKSGQFPLQSWLPDAMEGPTPVSALIHAATMVTAGVYLIARCNPIFDQSSSARLVVMIIGAVTITIGCIAGCAHDDLKKVLAYSTVSQIGYMILAVGLGTAGYALAIAHLLAHGFFKAGLFLGAGSVMHAMHDETDMRRFGGLWRQMPVTFATFGLGYLAIIGFPFLSGYFTKDAIIEASFAQSGWQGWVFGLVTVLGAFLTAFYMTRLMLMTFFGEARWAQLRTAAGDQLRPHEPGWVMTVPMVLLAVGSVGAGYVLVHGERLAGFLTPSLGELVEHHENAPLSAGAIVTLTLLLSVAGALLGWLAVGRRPVPLERPTRVSAPVAAARAGLYADAVNEALIARPGTWLTRALVFVDNRGVDGVVTGGAALLGGSSSRTRRLQTGFVRSYALGMLGGTVVIVAALLMVSST from the coding sequence CTGCAGTCGGCGGCGTGGCTGCTGGTGGCGCTGCCCGCGCTGGGTGCGGTGGTGCTGCTGCTCGGGGGGCGTCGCACCGACCGCTGGGGCCACTGGCTGGGGTGCGCCACCGTGCTCGCCGCGCTCGGCTACGGCGCGGCGCTGTTCGCCGAGCGGGACGCCGGCTCACCGGTCACCGACGTCACCCTCTTCGACTGGATGAGCGTCGGCTCCTACCAGCTGAGCTTCGGGATGCGGATCGACCCGCTCTCGCTGACCTTCGTGCTGCTGATCACCGGCGTCGGCTTCCTCATCCACCTGTACTCGGTGGGCTACCTGGACCACGACCCCGGCCGGCGCCGGTTCTTCGCCTACCTCAACCTGTTCATCGCCGCCATGGTGGTGCTGGTGCTGGCGGACAACCTGGTGGTGCTCTACCTGGGCTGGGAGGGCGTGGGCGTCGCCTCCTACCTGCTCATCGGCTACTACCAGGACCGCCCGTCCGCGGCCACGGCCGCCAAGAAGGCCTTCCTGATGAACCGGGTCGGCGACGTCGGGCTGGCGCTGGCCATCTTCCTGCTCTGGACCAACCTGGGCACGGTCAGCTACGCCGGCATCTTCGCCGAGACCGGTGGCATCGCCGACCTCGCCGCCCGCAGCCCCGGCACGGTGGTGGCCATCTGCCTGCTGCTGCTGCTGGGCGCCTGCGGCAAGTCCGGGCAGTTCCCGCTGCAGTCCTGGCTGCCCGACGCCATGGAGGGCCCCACGCCGGTGTCGGCGCTCATCCACGCCGCCACCATGGTCACCGCGGGGGTGTACCTCATCGCCCGGTGCAACCCGATCTTCGACCAGAGCAGCTCGGCCCGGCTGGTGGTGATGATCATCGGCGCGGTCACCATCACCATCGGCTGCATCGCCGGCTGCGCCCACGACGACCTGAAGAAGGTGCTGGCCTACTCCACCGTGAGCCAGATCGGCTACATGATCCTGGCGGTCGGGCTGGGCACCGCGGGCTACGCGCTGGCCATCGCGCACCTGCTGGCGCACGGCTTCTTCAAGGCCGGCCTCTTCCTCGGTGCCGGGTCCGTCATGCACGCCATGCACGACGAGACCGACATGCGCCGCTTCGGCGGGCTGTGGCGGCAGATGCCCGTCACCTTCGCCACCTTCGGGCTCGGGTACCTGGCCATCATCGGTTTCCCGTTCCTGTCCGGGTACTTCACCAAGGACGCCATCATCGAGGCCTCGTTCGCGCAGAGCGGGTGGCAGGGCTGGGTGTTCGGGCTGGTCACCGTCCTGGGTGCCTTCCTCACCGCCTTCTACATGACCCGCCTGATGCTGATGACCTTCTTCGGCGAGGCCCGCTGGGCGCAGCTGCGCACCGCCGCGGGCGACCAGCTGCGCCCGCACGAGCCCGGCTGGGTGATGACGGTGCCGATGGTGCTGCTGGCCGTCGGGTCGGTGGGGGCGGGCTACGTGCTCGTGCACGGCGAGCGGCTGGCCGGCTTCCTCACCCCGTCGCTGGGCGAGCTGGTCGAGCACCACGAGAACGCGCCGCTGTCGGCCGGGGCCATCGTCACGCTGACGCTGCTGCTCTCGGTCGCCGGTGCGCTGCTGGGCTGGCTGGCGGTGGGGCGCCGGCCGGTGCCGCTGGAGCGCCCCACCCGGGTGTCGGCCCCGGTCGCCGCCGCCCGCGCGGGGCTCTACGCCGACGCCGTCAACGAGGCGCTCATCGCCCGGCCGGGCACCTGGCTCACCCGGGCGCTGGTGTTCGTGGACAACCGTGGGGTGGACGGGGTGGTCACCGGCGGGGCCGCGCTGCTGGGCGGGTCGTCCTCCCGCACCCGGCGGCTGCAGACCGGGTTTGTCCGTAGCTACGCACTGGGGATGCTGGGAGGAACGGTGGTCATCGTCGCCGCACTGCTGATGGTGAGCAGCACATGA
- the nuoK gene encoding NADH-quinone oxidoreductase subunit NuoK, whose product MTPAYYLLLSALLFAVGAVGVLVRRNAIVVFMCIELMLNAVNLTLVTFARINGNLSGQLMAFFVMVVAAAEVVVGLAIIMAMFRSRRSASVDDASLLKY is encoded by the coding sequence GTGACCCCGGCCTACTACCTGTTGCTGTCGGCGCTGCTGTTCGCGGTCGGCGCCGTCGGGGTGCTGGTGCGCCGCAACGCCATCGTGGTGTTCATGTGCATCGAGCTGATGCTCAACGCGGTGAACCTGACGCTGGTCACCTTCGCCCGCATCAACGGCAACCTCTCCGGCCAGCTCATGGCGTTCTTCGTCATGGTGGTGGCTGCCGCCGAGGTGGTCGTCGGGCTCGCGATCATCATGGCGATGTTCCGCTCACGCCGCTCGGCCTCGGTCGACGACGCCAGCTTGCTGAAGTACTGA
- a CDS encoding NADH-quinone oxidoreductase subunit J: protein MGGTAMTTTLLAQGASGVSTGEAVVFWILGPLALAGGLGMVLARNAVHSALFLAMSMLSLGVLYLVQQAPFLGFVQIIVYTGAIMMLFLFVLMLVGRDASDSVVEVLRGHRLAGIGLGLGFAVLVVAALARALTDVHATGLTAANDADGGNVGQIGRLLFTDYLFPFELTSALLITAALGAMVLAYVGRGAQDKSSQRERVVARLRGDRISPLPGPGVFATTSSVATPALLPDGSVAPESISAIIEATATERLTRDLAQVRSRHDSRDPHQLTGDGTREEEQ, encoded by the coding sequence ATGGGCGGCACCGCCATGACCACCACCCTGCTGGCCCAGGGCGCCAGCGGGGTGAGCACCGGCGAGGCGGTGGTGTTCTGGATCCTCGGCCCGCTCGCCCTGGCCGGTGGGCTGGGCATGGTGCTGGCCCGCAACGCGGTGCACTCGGCGCTGTTCCTGGCCATGAGCATGCTCAGCCTCGGGGTGCTCTACCTGGTGCAGCAGGCCCCGTTCCTGGGCTTCGTGCAGATCATCGTCTACACCGGCGCCATCATGATGCTGTTCCTGTTCGTGCTCATGCTGGTGGGCCGCGACGCCTCGGACTCGGTGGTGGAGGTGCTGCGCGGGCACCGGCTGGCCGGCATCGGCCTGGGGCTGGGCTTCGCGGTGCTGGTGGTCGCGGCGCTGGCCCGCGCCCTCACCGACGTGCACGCCACCGGGCTGACGGCCGCCAACGACGCCGACGGCGGCAACGTCGGGCAGATCGGCCGGCTGCTGTTCACCGACTACCTGTTCCCCTTCGAGCTCACGTCCGCGCTGCTGATCACCGCCGCCCTGGGCGCGATGGTGCTCGCCTACGTCGGCAGGGGCGCGCAGGACAAGTCCAGCCAGCGCGAGCGGGTGGTGGCTCGGCTGCGCGGCGACCGCATCTCCCCGCTGCCCGGGCCTGGGGTGTTCGCCACCACCAGCTCCGTGGCCACCCCCGCCCTGCTGCCGGACGGCTCGGTCGCCCCGGAGTCGATCTCGGCGATCATCGAGGCCACTGCCACCGAGCGGCTCACCCGGGACCTCGCCCAGGTCCGCAGCCGCCACGACAGCCGCGACCCGCACCAGCTCACCGGCGACGGCACGCGGGAGGAGGAGCAGTGA
- the nuoI gene encoding NADH-quinone oxidoreductase subunit NuoI, which yields MGLLDPVRGFGLTFATMFTKAATEQYPEEVKIPAKGYHGRHQLNRHPDGLEKCVGCELCAWACPADAIFVEGADNTDAVRYSPGERYGADYQINYLRCIGCGLCVEACPTRALTMTPVYELAENNRQALIYTKEDLLAPLLAGMEQPPHPMRLGEDEQDYYVNGPRLAREPAEGEPTVRGPGTGRA from the coding sequence ATGGGTCTGCTTGACCCGGTGAGGGGCTTCGGCCTCACCTTCGCGACGATGTTCACCAAGGCCGCCACCGAGCAGTACCCGGAGGAGGTGAAGATCCCCGCCAAGGGCTACCACGGCCGCCACCAGCTCAACCGGCACCCGGACGGGCTGGAGAAGTGCGTGGGCTGCGAGCTGTGCGCCTGGGCCTGCCCGGCCGACGCCATCTTCGTGGAGGGTGCGGACAACACCGACGCGGTCCGCTACTCGCCCGGGGAGCGCTACGGCGCGGACTACCAGATCAACTACCTGCGCTGCATCGGCTGCGGGTTGTGCGTGGAGGCGTGCCCCACCCGGGCGCTGACCATGACCCCGGTGTACGAGCTGGCCGAGAACAACCGGCAGGCGCTGATCTACACCAAGGAGGACCTGCTGGCGCCGCTGCTGGCCGGCATGGAGCAACCCCCGCACCCCATGCGGCTGGGCGAGGACGAGCAGGACTACTACGTCAACGGCCCTCGCCTGGCCCGGGAGCCCGCCGAGGGTGAGCCGACCGTGCGCGGCCCCGGGACGGGGCGGGCGTGA
- the nuoH gene encoding NADH-quinone oxidoreductase subunit NuoH, with product MIRAEGGLVTPGTEVLMDDPIWLVLVKVVGVFVLLLLMTLLMIWWERRMIGRMQNRYGPNRTGKFGLLQSLADGLKLAFKEDIRPLLADKWVYFLAPVISTVPAFVAFSVIPLGGEVSIFGEPTLLQVADLPVGVLVILAASSVGVYGIVLAGWSSGSPYPLLGALRSAAQVISYEIAMGLSIVAVVLYTGSLSTAAIVGAQADRWFVVVLLGSFAVYVVSMIGETNRAPFDLAEAESELVGGFHTEYSSLKFALFFLSEYVNMVTVSALATTMFLGGWRAPWPLSAVGDGVLNTGWWPLLWFLVKTIGFLFLFIWLRGALPRFRYDQFMALGWKVLVPFSLLWIVAVATVRALQRSEDVSATTILVIGGVGLVILLAVAFLVPDRSVPDDDGQPPVVGSFPVPPLDLVVPPHPGIARAEQTAVSGPAADVPAQPGALRAKRRGRVSARSDQPDPDPAPSGTSREDRHGSA from the coding sequence ATGATCCGCGCGGAGGGCGGGCTGGTCACCCCGGGCACCGAGGTGCTGATGGACGACCCGATCTGGTTGGTGCTGGTCAAGGTCGTCGGCGTCTTCGTCCTGCTGCTGCTCATGACGCTGCTGATGATCTGGTGGGAGCGCCGGATGATCGGGCGGATGCAGAACCGGTACGGGCCCAACCGCACCGGCAAGTTCGGGCTGCTGCAGTCGCTGGCCGACGGGCTCAAGCTGGCGTTCAAGGAGGACATCCGGCCGCTGCTGGCCGACAAGTGGGTCTACTTCCTGGCGCCGGTGATCTCCACCGTTCCCGCGTTCGTGGCCTTCTCGGTCATCCCGCTCGGCGGCGAGGTCTCGATCTTCGGCGAGCCCACCCTGCTGCAGGTCGCTGACCTGCCGGTGGGGGTGCTGGTGATCCTGGCCGCGTCCTCGGTCGGGGTGTACGGCATCGTGCTGGCCGGCTGGTCCTCCGGCTCGCCCTACCCGCTGCTGGGCGCGCTGCGCTCGGCGGCGCAGGTCATCTCCTACGAGATCGCGATGGGCCTGTCCATCGTGGCGGTGGTGCTCTACACCGGGTCGCTGTCCACCGCGGCCATCGTCGGCGCGCAGGCCGACCGCTGGTTCGTGGTGGTGCTGCTGGGCAGCTTCGCGGTGTACGTGGTCTCCATGATCGGGGAGACCAACCGGGCTCCGTTCGACCTGGCCGAGGCCGAGAGCGAGCTGGTCGGCGGCTTCCACACCGAGTACTCGTCGCTGAAGTTCGCGCTGTTCTTCCTGTCCGAGTACGTCAACATGGTCACCGTCTCGGCGCTGGCCACCACCATGTTCCTGGGCGGCTGGCGGGCGCCGTGGCCGCTGTCGGCGGTGGGCGACGGGGTGCTCAACACCGGCTGGTGGCCGCTGCTGTGGTTCCTGGTCAAGACCATCGGCTTCCTGTTCCTGTTCATCTGGCTGCGCGGTGCCCTGCCCCGCTTCCGCTACGACCAGTTCATGGCGCTGGGCTGGAAGGTGCTCGTGCCGTTCAGCCTGCTGTGGATCGTCGCGGTGGCCACGGTGCGGGCCCTGCAGCGCAGCGAGGACGTCTCCGCCACCACGATCCTGGTCATCGGCGGCGTGGGGCTGGTGATCCTGCTGGCCGTGGCCTTCCTGGTGCCCGACCGCTCGGTGCCCGACGACGACGGGCAGCCGCCGGTGGTCGGGTCGTTCCCGGTGCCGCCGCTGGACCTGGTGGTCCCGCCGCACCCGGGGATCGCGCGGGCCGAGCAGACGGCCGTCAGCGGCCCGGCCGCCGACGTGCCGGCCCAGCCCGGGGCGCTGCGGGCGAAGCGCCGCGGCCGGGTCTCCGCCCGCTCCGACCAGCCCGACCCCGATCCCGCCCCGTCCGGCACCAGCAGGGAGGACCGCCATGGGTCTGCTTGA